The Candidatus Paceibacterota bacterium genome contains the following window.
TTCTGCGCACGCTCGCTTGATATGATGTTTTCTTGTCTCTGGCTTCTTGACGGAAATGATCCAACAAATCCACTCATTACGCGCTAGCGGAGTGATATCTTCCCACGCTGTCGCCGCAGCTTTAGAAGAATTAAGAGCTTTCTTCAAATCCTCTGGCACCTTGTGGTGAGCATGTCGAACCATTGCTTTGTGAGTCATATCATTATTCTATCAAAAAGGCCCCGCTTCCGTCTTGCGACTTCTGCGGGGCCTCTCGGTTATAACTTTACAACTGCCGTGCGTTCCACTCCGCCGATGTCTCTGTCACCGCTATCTGGTGAATGAAGCCCACCAGATCAGAGATCGGACAAACTGCTTGCGATTCGAAGCTGGAAACGAACAAGGTGATTTCAATGTTATCGTCTCCGGGAATCCGACGCTCGAATCTGATTTTGACGATCCTCTTGAGGAGGGTCGTCATCGTGTTCTCGATAAGAGCTTCGGCGTCCATTCCTTCCGCCATAATGTCTTTGATGGACATCGCGGCATCGGGGATCAAACGGAAAGGTAAAGGTGTGTCGAGTACGATCACCTTCTCCTTTTCAGAAATCGAATCAGGTTTTGCGATCACGATCGAGATCGTTGCCTGATGACTCTCGTCATCGAACTCCAGCCTCAAGTCGGGCAGAAAGGGTTTCTCTTCGAGTTTGACGCCGAAGAGTTCAAGCTGACCAGCGGGGATCGGCTTCAAATACTCGGCGTCTACTTCCTTCACGGTGATATTCAAGGTTCCTTTACCTCCTACTCCGGATTGTATCATATTTATAGTATTTTGCAAGTATTTTTATGGTTTGTAAAGGGGTTGGAAAATAAGGCTAAAACGGGATTTACTTATTCTTAATCAAAGCTAGTTTCTTTTCTCTTCTCCAACCTTTTATTTCTCTTTCTCTTCGCATAGCTTCTTTTAGGGTACTGAAAGTTTCCGAATATAATAATTTAACCGGGCGTCTTATTTTTGTATAGTGGGCTCCGGATTTAGAATTGTTGTGTTGTAAAAGTCTTCTTCTTAGATCCTTTGTGCAACCGACATAAAGAGTTTTATCGGAGCATCCTAAAATATAGACTTTGTAGGGCATTGAAGTTTCCTGCCCTGCTTACTTCGTGCAGGACGCTCATTTTTTATAGTCTCCGCCCTACTGGCGGATCGTTAAA
Protein-coding sequences here:
- a CDS encoding GIY-YIG nuclease family protein gives rise to the protein MPYKVYILGCSDKTLYVGCTKDLRRRLLQHNNSKSGAHYTKIRRPVKLLYSETFSTLKEAMRREREIKGWRREKKLALIKNK
- a CDS encoding YdeI/OmpD-associated family protein translates to MTHKAMVRHAHHKVPEDLKKALNSSKAAATAWEDITPLARNEWICWIISVKKPETRKHHIKRACAELLEGKRRPCCWAGCPHR